One part of the Solanum dulcamara chromosome 3, daSolDulc1.2, whole genome shotgun sequence genome encodes these proteins:
- the LOC129883066 gene encoding GDP-mannose 3,5-epimerase 2 produces MGTSVETTYGEYTYENLEREPYWPSEKLRVSITGAGGFIASHIARRLKTEGHYIIASDWKKNEHMSEDMFCHEFHLVDLRVMDNCLKVTKGVDHVFNLAADMGGMGFIQSNHSVIMYNNTMISFNMMEASRINSVKRFFYASSACIYPEFKQLETNVSLKESDAWPAEPQDAYGLEKLATEELCKHYNKDFGIECRIGRFHNIYGPFGTWKGGREKAPAAFCRKALTSTDKFEMWGDGKQTRSFTFIDECVEGVLRLTKSDFREPVNIGSDEMVSMNEMAEIVLSFDGKNLPIHHIPGPEGVRGRNSDNTLIKERLGWAPNMKLKDGLRITYFWIKEQIEKEKVKGADVSAYGSSKVVGTQAPVELGSLRAADGKE; encoded by the exons ATGGGAACTTCTGTTGAAACCACTTATGGGGAGTACACATATGAAAACCTTGAGAGGGAACCCTACTGGCCTTCAGAGAAGCTTCGGGTCTCGATTACAGGAGCTGGTGGATTCATTGCCTCACACATTGCAAGGCGTCTGAAGACCGAGGGGCATTACATTATTGCTTCTGACTGGAAGAAGAATGAGCACATGTCTGAGGACATGTTTTGTCATGAGTTCCATCTTGTTGATCTCAGGGTTATGGATAACTGTTTGAAAGTCACAAAAGGAGTTGATCATGTGTTCAATCTCGCTGCCGATATGGGAGGTATGGGCTTCATTCAGTCCAACCACTCGGTGATCATGTATAACAACACTATGATCAGCTTTAACATGATGGAGGCTTCAAGAATAAATAGTGTTAAGAG GTTCTTTTATGCATCCAGTGCTTGCATCTACCCTGAATTTAAGCAGTTGGAAACTAATGTGAGCTTAAAGGAGTCTGATGCTTGGCCTGCAGAG CCTCAAGATGCTTATGGTTTAGAAAAGCTAGCAACAGAGGAGTTGTGCAAGCACTACAACAAGGACTTTGGAATTGAATGTCGCATTGGACGCTTCCATAACATTTATGGCCCATTTGGAACGTGGAAAG GTGGACGCGAGAAAGCACCAGCAGCTTTTTGTAGAAAAGCCCTCACTTCCACTGACAAATTTGAAATGTGGGGAGATGGAAAACAAACTCGATCTTTCACCTTCATTGATGAGTGTGTTGAAGGTGTTCTGAG GTTAACAAAATCAGACTTTAGAGAGCCTGTGAACATCGGAAGTGATGAGATGGTAAGCATGAATGAGATGGCAGAGATAGTCCTCAGCTTTGATGGAAAGAACCTTCCTATCCATCACATCCCGGGACCAGAGGGTGTGCGTGGTCGAAACTCTGACAACACTCTCATCAAGGAAAGGCTTGGCTGGGCTCCTAATATGAAGTTGAAG GATGGGTTGAGAATTACATATTTCTGGATCAAGGAACAAATTGAGAAAGAGAAGGTGAAGGGTGCCGATGTGTCTGCTTATGGATCATCCAAAGTTGTGGGAACACAAGCTCCAGTTGAATTGGGCTCCCTCCGTGCTGCCGATGGCAAAGAGTGA